Sequence from the Collinsella aerofaciens ATCC 25986 genome:
CCTCGGCCTCCCCCGTCACGGCACAGGTATTGATAACGATCAAATCGGCGTCCTGGGGCTCCACCATCGCAAAGCCCAGGCGCATAAGATCGGCAGTGATACGGTCGGACTCAACCCGGTTGACACGACAACCGAGGTTGACGACGGAAATATGGGGTGCGAGCACACGGGCTCCTTAATCGAGGATGTCGTCGAGGGCACTCTTGATACGGTCGGTCACCGACTTCTTACCGGATGCGACGTCATCGCCCATCTCGTCGGCAAAGGCGCGAAGCAGCTCGCGCTGCTTGTAGGAGAGATTGGTGGGGACGACCACGCGCAGCTGCACGATCAGACGACCGCGCGAACCGCCACCGCCGATACGCGGCATGCCGTAATTGTTGACGCTCACGGTGTCACCGTACTGCGTGCCGGCGGGGACGCACACCTTGACGACCTCGTCAGGCATAATGCCCTCGACCTCAATCTCGCAACCGAGCGCGGCCTGCGCAATCGAGACATCGCTCACCAGATACAGGTCATCGCCATTACGCTTAAAACGCTCGTGGTCGGCGACACGCACGTTGACGATCAGGTCGCCCGACGGCTCGCCACGAAGGCCGGCCTCGCCAAAACCACTCACGCGCAGCTGGCGACCGGTCGAAACACCGGCGGGAATATCGATGTCGATCTTTTCGTGAGAAGGCGTGCGGCCCTGGCCATCACAGGTCTCGCAGGGATGATCGATGACCGTGCCTTCGCCGTGGCAGTCGGGACAGGGCGAAGAGGACTGAACCTGGCCCAGGAAAGAACGCTGGACCGTCGTCACATAGCCTGTGCCGTGACAGCGGCTGCACTGCTTTTCGGTCGCGCCCTCGGCCTTACCGGTACCATTGCAGTCCTCGCAAGGGGCAAGACGGTCGTAGCTGATCGTCTTTTTGCAGCCGAGCGCCGCCTCCTCAAGCGTCACCGAAAGGGAGATGGCCATATCGCGACCGCGACGGCGCTCGCGACGGCTGCGAGCGCCACCACCGGCGCCACCGCCAAAGAACGACGAGAACAGGTCGTCCATGCCCATGCCACCAAAGATATCGTTGATGTCGACATAGCCAGAGCCACCGGGGCCATCCGCGGTGCCGTAACGGTCGTAGTTAGCACGCTTCTGCTCGTCGGAAAGAACGGAATAGGCCTCGTTAAGCTCTTTGAACTTGGCCTCGGCCTCGGGGTCGTCCGAAACATCCGGGTGTACCGTACGGGCTTTCTTTAGAAACGCGCGCTTAATCGTCCGCGCGTCGGCATCCTTGTCAACGCCAAGTACCTCGTAGTAATCCCTATTTTCCGACACGACCGAATCCTTCCAACTTTCATTATTGTCACAGTGCGTCCTATACCCAAGCTGGGCCGGCCGCAAACAGAGGGTTTGATGTTATTGCATCCCGTAGGGCGAAAGCATGGCCTGCTGCGAGCAGCTCGCAAACCAGACCGACACGAGCGCAAACATAAAGCCGTTGGCAAAACCATTGGCAAACTGCATCGCGCCGCGCTTCCACCACAGCAGGCTGCGATGAAGCACACCATCCGAAAGTACCATGAATAGTCCCATGGCAAACGGGATAAAGCACATCATGGCAAAGGCCGAGAACACGCCCGAGATGGCCGACAGCACCAAAAACGGTGCGATGATACCCATGAGGTAGAAGCCGGTGCGAGCCTTACCCTCCAGGCGCTCGGCCTCAACGTGCGCACGACCGACCAGGTCACCGCCTGAAGCGCCGTTTGTGCCGGCGTGACCCATGTTGGGGATGCGCACCTCGTCGCCATCATGCGTGCCGGCGGGAAACTCAATCGTCTGCTCGGAGGTCACACGGATACGGCCGCTGCCACCGCAATCGGGGCACGGGTCGGCAACGACCTTGCCGGAACCGCCGCACTCGGGACAAACCGTCTGGAACGTGCCCGCACCAAACAGGAAGGACAGGTCGACATCGATATGGCCGCGACCACCGCAACTCGGACAGGTGTGGGCATGCTCTGACGAAACGGAGCCCGATCCACCACAATGTCCACAGGTGTCAAAGCGGGTATAGCGAACGGTCTTGTGGGCACCGCTCTTAGCCTCCTTGGCGTCGAGCTTGATATCGACGACCACGTTGGCGCCACTCTCGGGGTTGTAGGCCGCCTGGCCGCGACGAGGCTGGCCCCAGGCGCCCCCGAAGGGGAAACCGCCGTCAAAGGGATTGCCGTAACCGGCGCTGCCGGCATAGCCACCGCCATAGGGAGATGCCGTCGGTGCACCGG
This genomic interval carries:
- the dnaJ gene encoding molecular chaperone DnaJ encodes the protein MSENRDYYEVLGVDKDADARTIKRAFLKKARTVHPDVSDDPEAEAKFKELNEAYSVLSDEQKRANYDRYGTADGPGGSGYVDINDIFGGMGMDDLFSSFFGGGAGGGARSRRERRRGRDMAISLSVTLEEAALGCKKTISYDRLAPCEDCNGTGKAEGATEKQCSRCHGTGYVTTVQRSFLGQVQSSSPCPDCHGEGTVIDHPCETCDGQGRTPSHEKIDIDIPAGVSTGRQLRVSGFGEAGLRGEPSGDLIVNVRVADHERFKRNGDDLYLVSDVSIAQAALGCEIEVEGIMPDEVVKVCVPAGTQYGDTVSVNNYGMPRIGGGGSRGRLIVQLRVVVPTNLSYKQRELLRAFADEMGDDVASGKKSVTDRIKSALDDILD
- a CDS encoding DnaJ domain-containing protein encodes the protein MATMNEKDYYEILGVSKDATSRDIQKAFQQKARKLHPDVNKEPDAEEKFKEVSEAYAVLSDEQKRARYDAMRSGNPFAGAPTASPYGGGYAGSAGYGNPFDGGFPFGGAWGQPRRGQAAYNPESGANVVVDIKLDAKEAKSGAHKTVRYTRFDTCGHCGGSGSVSSEHAHTCPSCGGRGHIDVDLSFLFGAGTFQTVCPECGGSGKVVADPCPDCGGSGRIRVTSEQTIEFPAGTHDGDEVRIPNMGHAGTNGASGGDLVGRAHVEAERLEGKARTGFYLMGIIAPFLVLSAISGVFSAFAMMCFIPFAMGLFMVLSDGVLHRSLLWWKRGAMQFANGFANGFMFALVSVWFASCSQQAMLSPYGMQ